The genomic window AGGAagtggagaggaggggggggggtgcagTGGCGGCACAGGAAGCGGTGACACATCGAAAACCATCATCATGAGAGCTGAAAACGAACAGAGAGCCAGAGGAGATGCAAGATAGCTTCGacacgagcggcggcgcgcaccaTCGATAAGGCGCAAAGGAATGAACCATAGACCTACACAAACAGCGCGCGCCTAGTGTctcgtgcttgtgtgtgtgtgtgtgtgtgccagcgccgcctctcaGGCGAAGCTACAGAAATGCAAGAGCCCGgctgcacacgcgtcagAGGCATCACATCACTACGACGGTAGCTACGCGTGCCAAGAGCAGATGTAAAGAAGTGCAAGAGGAAGGCCAACAAGACATGCACTAGCCCTCGTGTGTCCTTGCTTgcccgcagccgcacacaaacctcaacgacaacgacagcgacaACGGACGCAGGATCGACGGAGCCGAATGGCAACCGGTGAGCTGCCCCCCGCCGAGCTGTGTGTAGAGTTTGGGGAACGAGGCAGGGAGAAAACGACGTATTTTGCTGTGGTGCACGccgaagaggagggaaggcgaGTGTGGCCCCCCAAGAAAGAGCTGCGAGACAGCGAGACGCGCGGGGGGGCAAAGAGGGgccggcaacggcgcggGTGGTGTTGGTGTAAACTGAGCAGCTGatcacgcgcacgcacgtgatGGCTTCTCGTGAAGCATCACGCACGCGGACGGCCTTGTTTTgcgtttctttttcgtttttttgtttcgtgtGGAGACGGCCCCCGCGCGACTTTGACAGCTCGCGCACCAATGCTTCATCTCCCAAGCCACGGGCACGCGTGGCTTGCACCCGTGCAAGGCTCACCCAGTAGGCGTCTGCGCCAAACGCGTAAGGTGGACCCGGCCATGAAGATGACGCAAATCATCATCGCCCTTGAGCTCTGAGCTGCGTGTTCGTCTACTCGGTGGAAGCCACCTCAGAGCCGCGCGAGAGTGTATTAGGTGGTTTTGAGCGCACGAGTGCCGTTGTCGTGTACCAAACTGATATCGAGAATGCCTCTGTCCACCCTCCTCCGTCCACCTTGGATGTCACCGCGGCGTGTCGGCTAGAACTCAGCGTTCGTTTCTCTGCGGAGGCTGCGacttcctcccctcccctctcctcgcctcccccccacacatTCGCACGCGCCCACGCACTGGAGACGATGCGGTCGCCCTACGCAAACACTCATCGAGCACAAACGCAAGAAGCTCTCCCGCAGAAGACACCCATCCGCCACAACGACATGACCCGAGCACGGCACAGACCTTAgtcgccctccctcctgaCCTGCGCCCTCGTTCTCGCCTTTGCACGTCGGCGAACGACCAGCCACAACACGCATACGCATGCACGTCTAATGtgccgaggaggacgaggctgTCTGTGAGCGTACGGcgctctccacctccttcatGAGGAGCACAAAGTCGTTCAGGCTCAACCCCTCGTGAATGCGCCGCATCGGTGTCACGTTCGAGACGCGGTGCTTCATCTCTTGCACCATGGCCGTCCGACGCCCGGCCTCTGGTGTCATGAGAACTGTTGCCTCCTTGACCGGGTCCTTTGCGTTTgtcggcaccgccgtcatGGATCGAGATCGCGTCTTCGGCTcgcgctgtggcggcggtgctaGAGCAAGCGTCGACGCGTTGGTGACGCGTCTGTGCATGTGGTTTCGTGTTCCGTCCTCACCAGAGTCCGActctgccgcgctgccggcggcggcctgcCCAGGTGCGTCagagggcgagagcggcgaTGTCACCAATGCCGCCGAGCCGCTGCCATCCGCGACGGATGTCGCCGTCGTGTTCGGCTCGTTGGACACGTGGACAAGATGCTGCACGTACAAGGGGCTGCGAGCGAAGCCGGCGAACGTCTCCGCGGACTTTCCACCAGATGCAGCCAAAAAAGCAGCTGCGTTTCTGCCGCCCGCTGCGGTAAAGTACGACGCCGGATCGCTGCTGACACAGCTGGTGCGACCGCTCGGCGCGAAGGAGAGCATAAGTGGGCTCGAAGGGTCTACCGCCGTTAGccccgtgccgccgccagccgccgacggcgcgccaGTCGCCGCCATTGTCTCCACCAGCTCTTCTCCGTCCTCACTATTTccgccgccggctgctgTGTTGGCTGCTGTGCCGGCTGCAGTTGGGGTGTCACCGTCCTCATCACtgtcgccagcgcggcgcaggtggaAGAGCGGGAGGTCCTCTACGATGGTCGCCTGCGCCTCATCGGCGTCtccgagagagagataaACCTCCATCGAGACGTAGTACATTGCGTGGTAGATGGCGGCGAGTCcgaggcgcagctcgcgctgctgcttgtcgTAGTCTACATCTGAGCGGAAGAGTAGGTGCAGACGACGCAtagccgccgccacctccgcgtcGGTGTAGCTCACGTTGCGGCGACGGAAAATCTTGAAGATGAGGTGGCGCATGTAGAGCTGGTGGGtcgcctccatctcctcttTGCTGGGCCGGCTGAAGCCCTCGACCGTGACGCTCTCGAAgaggcactgcagcacgCCTTCGACATGGAGATAAGATGTGAAGTACAGACGTGTGCACCTCTCGAAgtcggctgccgcggcacacGTCCGCGCCTCTTGCCtagggagagagatgaaggGAACGCGAAGCCGAAACTCGCGCTCCTGCGGCGTCTCTCGCGCCCAGATGTCGGTTCTCCAGGCAGACCCGCCGTGTTCGTCTGCCCTActcccctttttcttttgccAGCACGGGAGACGCGAGCACAGGCTAATCATGTAGCGCACATCTtgctcgacgccgccgttCTCCGCCATGtactgcgcctgcgccttgagcagcagctcttgcGTACCGCGCTCCTCATCAGCAATGGCCAAGTCCTGGAAGTCGctgtgcagccgccgcagcaaccCATCGCTGACCAGCGAGCCGATAATAAAGCGCTTGCTGCTGTTGATCCCAACCAGCACATTCTGGCCGATGCGCGACAGGTACTCGGTGATCTCAGAGAAGCGCTGCAGGGCACGAGCaaagcggcgcagctgaaacgccgccgccggctcctgcacagacgcgtgcagctgcagcaccagagGAAGATTGTACGCCACGTCGTAGGAGCCGTAGTCTCGCAGCTTCGACACGTCGCTCACATCGAAGCACGTGGCAGCGCCTGATGGGTCACGGCCATTACTCACGCGACCACGGTCGTGCCCAGAAGGAGTGTGGAGAGGCCCAGAACCCGTATGAAGCAGCCTCGGCTGCGTCTGGTggccgttgccgctgccgctcgttGTTCGCTGTTGCGCGGGCGCAGGGCAGCGGCTGTGATTGTCCCGGCCATGCTGGGGTTCAGCTGCGCGTCCATTGCTCGAGGTGGGCATCGTGAGATACGACGACTTCGCTGTTGCCAGCAATCCACCTGCCGCTGAGGGATCGCGCCACGGGGGCAAGTCGGGATCCAGTTCAGTGTCCCCCGCCAGCTGTGCATCGAACCCGTCCTCGTCGGACGAACCACCGGTCTCTTCCATCGCCTCCAGAAGTATCTGCTGCTCCGGGTCCTCATCGAGTCCTGCTGGCCCCGCCGGCCTCAAGGCCCTCGCCCCCGGCAAGGCGGGTGTCTGGGATGCGCCAGAGCTCATCATGTGCAGGGAGTGCTTATAGCTGCTGCGTATCCGGCGCTTCGCACCCTCAAAGTTTTTCAGCATCGCCTCGtagcgacgctgcagctcctgcagcgtctcgtGGTTGCTCAGTGGCACCTTGGCGAGGTATAGCGGAAACTCCAGCGTGGACAAGATCGTCATGAGCTCTTCCAGCTCCTGCAGAACCTGATACGGGGTGCAGAACTGGTCCTGCCGATGACAGTTGTAgttttgctgttgctgctgctgctccggcaTCAAAAAGGCACGGCTGCCGTGCGTGACATCCTGTGCGCCGCGAAACTGAGTGCTGCGCGGATTGCCTTCACACGCACTCCGtttgctgcggcagcacgaAGGCAGCAGAGGACGACTGCTCATCCCCGGTGGTGCCTTGTCATTCGCAGAGTTCTTGCTGACCGTCTGGCTGAACATGTGCACCGTCCCGTTGTCGTTCCCGTCACTGTCGGCATGGCCGTCGTCATGCTCGCTGACCACCCAGCCACGAAGGCTATCTCGCGGCGGGATTGACAGTAGCTGGCGGAAGCCTGGGATGTGAAAGAAatgccgcgccgctgcggcggactCGATGTGTAGCAGTGACTCGAAGTATCGGTACTCCTCCTGGAGCAGACGCTTCGCAACTGGCCCCAGCGTCTTAGTGAGGCCATCATTGAGCACAATgtcgcagcggtgcagaGTGGCGCCGGAGGTCTGCGTGAGGGCATTGGCCACGACAAGCGCCGTGTTCACCACCCGGTTCTCGTCGGACGCCGTCACTAGCGGGTGACGCGTGAACTGAACGAGGCGACGCAGTGGCAGGTCCCCTGCTGCGTAGAAGCGTGCAAACAACTTCTCGCCCATCACATGCGCCTGCAAGATCCCGGACTTGGTCAGTACACCGCCCCATTTCACCACGAGAAGGCCCACCGCCGGCTCGCCCCAGTCGTCGTCAGCGCTACCGCTTCCGCTGCTATGGCGActcggtgcgc from Leishmania major strain Friedlin complete genome, chromosome 28 includes these protein-coding regions:
- a CDS encoding sulfate transporter-like protein is translated as MTYVYRFVPVSRWYRLLTPKIILSDSIAGFIVGVMIVPTCLSWSSLAGLPFSCGLIAALVASFSYGTFGQCASLSIGPVAEITTLLISIPGIPVAERKDTFQSLGLQVGILSMVLSFVDCGTVIKTIFAKAVGDGYTCAAALLAISAQLKVMFNVVPEDKGYGNFINTLITLGTQMSAKSLYCFVIFMVYCTYLIQIKKVALPLWIPHQLIVVVVSTLVTWGFRLDELLDLAIVRDIPAVLSWPRFPPMDNLIGLGPYTLTITVIIFVQMYVVAQRVMPNIDPNTELFAGGITNLLVNLMSGMPVSNSFSCSSVLIEQKVHTPLTAYATGAVVLITILFLTRLGVFYYLPKQALAAIVVSSVWRLVNFSGPVQLWRYSRKDAGVWVLTFLLTLIGGITIGVLSGIAFSLILVVLRIARPRAVSVGFNMQTFRYGDIRKDPELLVYPNILMWRFDAPLYFINIGYFQERLIAAIAAEVRPIDVVIVTCGKVVDIDAAALASLPFILDYTSKSDPTRPRRIILTDIHGRLEKVLLASAALPIYVPEEYDRISIEQITASGKFPVVFKKLEEAIAFGQRCISERYGNVDTAPYPNVSFLTDVVMEAARLPAGDGCVPSFLSLLEAENATPAAAAAPLSSNSLHIVVTAPGEASPESSRAEDGRGKAARAEASISSPRLPRNSAAASADLPRPNVDDDNDDGDDGDDGAPPQQQQDSLVRHLATLKKLSTYSPDRELIGVLGVIRHGEVTPKQKKKLLFSDPTLLRLAFQGRDVRRTKRSVDELAEFFAVVERLLLGTPASNMSSAGSADMLDASFLGTTSPLTGRISVSTAESWARVLSIVRSRPDGLKIQVKARVTSTSGTASFAESERTSPQRHVHYGGSGWWKVGGSAPSRHSSGSGSADDDWGEPAVGLLVVKWGGVLTKSGILQAHVMGEKLFARFYAAGDLPLRRLVQFTRHPLVTASDENRVVNTALVVANALTQTSGATLHRCDIVLNDGLTKTLGPVAKRLLQEEYRYFESLLHIESAAAARHFFHIPGFRQLLSIPPRDSLRGWVVSEHDDGHADSDGNDNGTVHMFSQTVSKNSANDKAPPGMSSRPLLPSCCRSKRSACEGNPRSTQFRGAQDVTHGSRAFLMPEQQQQQQNYNCHRQDQFCTPYQVLQELEELMTILSTLEFPLYLAKVPLSNHETLQELQRRYEAMLKNFEGAKRRIRSSYKHSLHMMSSGASQTPALPGARALRPAGPAGLDEDPEQQILLEAMEETGGSSDEDGFDAQLAGDTELDPDLPPWRDPSAAGGLLATAKSSYLTMPTSSNGRAAEPQHGRDNHSRCPAPAQQRTTSGSGNGHQTQPRLLHTGSGPLHTPSGHDRGRVSNGRDPSGAATCFDVSDVSKLRDYGSYDVAYNLPLVLQLHASVQEPAAAFQLRRFARALQRFSEITEYLSRIGQNVLVGINSSKRFIIGSLVSDGLLRRLHSDFQDLAIADEERGTQELLLKAQAQYMAENGGVEQDVRYMISLCSRLPCWQKKKGSRADEHGGSAWRTDIWARETPQEREFRLRVPFISLPRQEARTCAAAADFERCTRLYFTSYLHVEGVLQCLFESVTVEGFSRPSKEEMEATHQLYMRHLIFKIFRRRNVSYTDAEVAAAMRRLHLLFRSDVDYDKQQRELRLGLAAIYHAMYYVSMEVYLSLGDADEAQATIVEDLPLFHLRRAGDSDEDGDTPTAAGTAANTAAGGGNSEDGEELVETMAATGAPSAAGGGTGLTAVDPSSPLMLSFAPSGRTSCVSSDPASYFTAAGGRNAAAFLAASGGKSAETFAGFARSPLYVQHLVHVSNEPNTTATSVADGSGSAALVTSPLSPSDAPGQAAAGSAAESDSGEDGTRNHMHRRVTNASTLALAPPPQREPKTRSRSMTAVPTNAKDPVKEATVLMTPEAGRRTAMVQEMKHRVSNVTPMRRIHEGLSLNDFVLLMKEVESAVRSQTASSSSAH